A segment of the Methanocalculus natronophilus genome:
TTTGGTCGTTAACCATGTATTTACGCACGGTAGACACCATAAATATATCCTTGCGTCCTTCATCTATTAATGTACGAGTAATTTCATAACCCGCTTTTTCATAATCAATAGAGACACTAGGAATTGCTTCATTATCAGGATAAAGGGTGTTTGTAAGTACAATTGGAATTTTATACTCATCACGCATAGTGAGTAAGAAATCATACTGTTTTGGCGTAATTTCATCATTTAAGTAGAGTAATCCATCCACTTGTGCAGCCACAATCTCTTTTAATNNNNNNNNNNNNNNNNNNNNNNNNNNNNNNNNNNNNNNCATCCTCTTCTGTCGTTTCTTCGCTGTCTAAAATATAGAGTAAAATTGAATACTTATAAACCCTTGCAATATCGGCAATCCCATTCATCATCTCAGCGATTGATGCTCTAGACATATCTGGGACAAGAACCGCTACCGTCGTTGATTTACGGCTTGCTAATCCTTTGGCAAATGCGTTTGGTTTATACCCTAATTCTTCAATAACCCTTAACACACGCTCGCGTGTTTCAGGTTTAACTTTTTCAGGGTTGTTGATTGCTCGTGAAA
Coding sequences within it:
- a CDS encoding LacI family DNA-binding transcriptional regulator, with product MSKATIYDVAGAARVSLATVSRAINNPEKVKPETRERVLRVIEELGYKPNAFAKGLASRKSTTVAVLVPDMSRASIAEMMNGIADIARVYKYSILLYILDSEETTEED